One window of Methylococcus sp. EFPC2 genomic DNA carries:
- a CDS encoding FkbM family methyltransferase translates to METNNKPNQESRTFGLRYLASFISQMRDLNSPGETDSDLTGEILFLALLNEYNSVRMSQLGQDVLAWSMSNFRKHGYFVEVGASNGVCHSNTYMLEKHLGWSGVLVEANPYLHDQINNNRTAKLIKKAAWSSSGCVLDFHVCKNTSVSALAGLQQNDMHDRSDFSACQVQTMTLNDILSEHSAPSQIDFLSLDVEGAELAVLEGLSLDVWDINAMTIEHNHDANRLISFDNLLLPRGYKRVFTTVSDFDAFYVKEQSFLRWIDFIRPFAPECSLI, encoded by the coding sequence ATGGAAACAAATAATAAGCCAAATCAAGAATCACGTACTTTTGGCCTAAGATATCTCGCGTCGTTTATTAGTCAGATGAGAGACCTTAATTCTCCCGGCGAAACCGACTCAGATTTAACAGGCGAAATATTGTTTTTGGCGTTATTAAATGAGTACAACTCAGTTCGAATGAGCCAGCTCGGGCAAGATGTTCTTGCCTGGAGCATGTCTAACTTCCGCAAGCACGGATATTTTGTTGAAGTTGGTGCCTCAAATGGCGTGTGTCACTCAAATACATATATGTTGGAAAAGCATTTGGGATGGAGTGGGGTTCTGGTTGAGGCCAACCCATACCTGCACGACCAGATCAATAATAACAGAACTGCCAAACTCATCAAAAAGGCTGCGTGGTCAAGTTCCGGTTGTGTATTGGACTTCCACGTTTGCAAGAATACTTCTGTTAGTGCCTTGGCCGGACTGCAGCAGAATGATATGCACGACAGGTCAGATTTTAGTGCCTGTCAAGTACAGACTATGACACTCAACGATATTCTGTCGGAGCATTCTGCCCCAAGCCAAATTGACTTCTTGAGTTTAGACGTAGAGGGTGCAGAGTTGGCAGTCTTGGAGGGCTTGTCACTTGATGTGTGGGATATAAATGCAATGACAATCGAGCATAACCACGACGCCAATCGACTGATCTCCTTTGATAACTTACTACTCCCAAGAGGGTATAAACGCGTTTTTACTACCGTATCTGACTTTGACGCCTTTTACGTAAAAGAACAATCGTTTTTGCGATGGATTGATTTTATTCGTCCATTCGCGCCTGAATGCAGCCTAATTTAG
- a CDS encoding ABC transporter ATP-binding protein gives MIELQNVSVSFPVFHGDQDASLRSFLSRQIGNLSKVKTQNKQIVVEGLKNINLTIATGDRLGLVGRNGSGKSTLLKTIAGIYPISSGSISRSAPIRGFFNIGAGLDFSVSGYRNIRNLAYFYTQNREEIEDKVPSIIEFSELAEFIYMPVSTYSSGMIARLMVSVAVAFDAENILFDEVIGAGDERFLNKLNLRIGELIRDTKCFVLATHSVGLMKQYCNRAIWIDKGEIKLEGTVDEVIKAYQA, from the coding sequence ATGATAGAACTCCAAAACGTTAGCGTATCCTTTCCCGTTTTTCACGGCGACCAAGATGCTTCTTTACGCTCTTTTCTGAGTAGGCAGATAGGTAACCTTTCAAAGGTCAAGACACAAAACAAACAGATCGTAGTGGAAGGATTGAAGAACATAAATCTTACCATCGCCACTGGTGATCGTTTGGGACTAGTTGGCCGGAATGGCTCGGGCAAAAGTACATTGCTAAAAACGATAGCTGGCATTTATCCAATTAGCTCGGGAAGCATTTCACGGAGCGCACCCATTCGCGGCTTTTTTAATATCGGTGCGGGCTTGGATTTTTCAGTGTCTGGTTACAGAAATATACGCAATCTTGCATATTTTTATACTCAGAACCGTGAGGAGATTGAAGACAAAGTACCTTCTATTATCGAGTTTTCAGAACTCGCGGAGTTTATATATATGCCGGTCTCCACCTACTCTTCTGGGATGATCGCGCGATTGATGGTTTCAGTTGCTGTTGCCTTCGACGCTGAAAATATATTATTCGATGAAGTTATCGGTGCTGGTGATGAAAGGTTTCTTAATAAGCTTAATTTGCGGATTGGTGAACTGATTCGTGACACTAAGTGCTTCGTCCTCGCCACACATTCTGTTGGGCTCATGAAGCAATACTGCAACCGAGCGATCTGGATCGACAAAGGTGAGATCAAGCTAGAAGGAACCGTGGACGAGGTAATAAAAGCCTATCAGGCTTAA